The genome window CTGCTGAGGCCGGTCTGGATTACGACATCGGTAACGGCACCCTCATCAGCGCCCAGGTGTGGTATGCCAGGATTGGTACCACCGCGGATTCGTCTGCCGCCGGCAAGGCAGATGTTGATATCGATCCCTGGGTCTTCATGCTGGGTGTCGGCAAGAAGTTCTGAAGTAACAGCAGGCGTGGCGAAAACCGTCACGCCTGCTTTTGTCCAATCTTTCTCTCATAACAGGAAACGCCATGGACTCACAGACCACATACAACTACAAGGTTGTGCGCCAGTTTACCGTGATGACTATCGTATGGGGCATCGTCGGCATGCTGGTCGGCGTCTTTATCGCCGCCGAGCTGGTATGGCCGGAGTTAAGCTGGGATCTGCCCTGGTTAACCTTCAGCCGCCTGCGCCCACTGCATACCAATGCCGTCATTTTTGCTTTCGGTGGATCGGCGCTGTTTGCGACTTCATATTATGTCGTGCAGCGCACCTGCCAGACGCGGCTGTTCTCTGACAAGCTGGCAGCATTCACCTTCTGGGGGTGGACGCTGGTGATTGTTCTGGCTGCTATCACCCTGCCACTGGGTATCACCACCAGCAAGGAATACGCAGAACTGGAATGGCCCATTGATATTCTCATCACTGTGGTCTGGGTGTCATACGCCATCGTATTTTTCGGTACCATCATGAAACGCCGCGTCAAGCATATCTATGTGGCGAACTGGTTCTATGGTGCATTTATCCTGACCGTCGCAGTTCTGCACCTGGTCAACAGTGCCGAGATACCGGTAAGCCTGACCAAATCCTATTCGGTCTACCCGGGTGCCATCGACGCCATGGTGCAGTGGTGGTATGGACATAATGCTGTGGGTTTCTTCCTGACGGCCGGATTCCTCGGCATGATGTACTACTTCGTCCCCAAACAGGCGGGGCGCCCTGTGTATTCCTATCGCCTGTCGGTGGTACACTTCTGGGCCCTGATCTCAACGTATATGTGGGCCGGCCCGCATCATCTGCACTACACGGCATTGCCGGTATGGGCACAATCATTGGGCATGGTGTTCTCGCTGATTCTGCTCGCCCCTTCATGGGGTGGCATGATCAACGGCATTATGACGCTGTCGGGCGCCTGGCATAAACTTCGTGATGATCCGATCCTCAAGTTCCTGATCGTGTCGCTGTCCTTCTACGGAATGTCTACCTTCGAAGGCCCGATGATGTCGATCAAGACTATCAATGCACTGTCTCACTACACCGACTGGACTATCGGCCACGTGCATTCCGGTGCGCTGGGCTGGGTTGCCATGGTGTCGATCGGCTCGGTCTACTTCCTGATTCCAAAACTGTTCGGGCGTGAGCAGATGTACTCTATCAAGCTCATCGACTGGCACTTCTGGATGTCAACCATCGGCGTCGTGCTGTACATCGTCTCCATGTGGATCTCCGGCATTATGCAGGGCCTTATGTGGCGGGCTGTCAATGATGACGGCACGCTGACCTACAGCTTTGTCGAGTCACTGGAAGCCATGTACCCCTACTACTTCGTCCGCTTCCTGGGTGGTGCGCTGTTCTTCAGCGGCATGTTGGTGATGGCCTACAACGTTATCAGGACCACTTCCGGTGCCGAACCTGCCGATGCCCCGGTCCCACAGACGGCGTGAACGAGGAGAATTATCATGAGTCATGAAGTCGTCGAAAAAAATATCGGTCTGATGGCGGTACTGATCCTGCTGGTCATCAGTGTCGGCGGGCTGGTCGAAATTGTTCCGCTGTTTTTTGTGAAGAGCACAACGGAGCCTGTCGAAGGGTTAAAACCCTACACGGCACTGCAACTGGAAGGGCGTGACATCTATGTACGTGAAGGCTGTTACCTCTGCCATTCACAGATGATCCGGCCGTTCCGCGCCGAGACAGAACGCTATGGTCACTACTCGGTGGCGGGTGAGTTCGTATACGACCATCCATTCCAGTGGGGATCCAAACGCACAGGCCCGGATCTGGCACGTGTTGGCGGTCGTTACAGTGATGACTGGCACCGTGTACACCTGACAAATCCACGCGATGTCGTTCCGGAATCCAACATGCCGAGCTTCCCCTGGCTGGGGGAAACCGAACTGGATGGCAAGCTGATCAAAAAGAAAATGCGCGTCATGAATATGCTCATCAGCGCCACCTGCAATGGTTGCGATACCTACAGTGATGCGGAAATCGAACAGGCCCCGGAAACACTCAAGGGCAAAACCGAGCTGGATGCACTTATCGACTACCTGCAAGTGCTCGGCACCAGCATTTCATCACGGAGGTAAGCGTCATGGATCTCAATACATTGCGTGGCATCACCACGGCACTTGCACTGATCGCTTTCCTTGCCGTCTGTATCTGGGCCTGGAGCAAAAACCGCAAGAGTGCCTTCGACGAAGCGGCGAACCTGCCGTTCGCCGATGACAGTAATCTTGAACCAAAGGATGCAAGCCATGAATGAAGCAAACCTTGCACAGGATTTCGCCTTCACCAGTGAATTCTGGAGTGGCTGGATCATCGTTTTAACGCTGGGCAATATCTTTGCCTGCTGGTGGCTCATACGCTGGACCGCCAAACGGCGTGCCGGTGAGGCTGCCGAGGGTGATACCACCGGGCACACCTGGGATGAGACACTGGCCGAATACAACAACCCGATGCCGCGCTGGTGGTTGTGGATGTTCTATATCACCATGATCTTCGGACTGGGCTACCTGGTACTGTACCCGGGGCTCGGCAGCTTCCGCGGTGTGCTGAACTGGACCCACCAGAATGCCTACGCGAAAGAAATGGAAGCGGCAGATGCCAAGTTCGGGCCCTTGTTTGCCCAGTATGCCACCAAGCCGGTTGAGCAACTGGTTCTGGACCCCAGGGCATTGCGCATTGGTGAACGGCTGTTCGTCAACTATTGCGCCAGTTGCCATGGTTCAGATGCAGGTGGTGCCCCGGGCTTCCCGAATCTGCGCGATACTGACTGGTTGTACGGCGGCAACCCGGAAACGATTACCACTACCATCCTCGATGGTCGCAGCGGCGTTATGCCGGCCTGGAAAGCGGTACTGGGTGACCAGGGCA of Thiogranum longum contains these proteins:
- the ccoN gene encoding cytochrome-c oxidase, cbb3-type subunit I, producing the protein MDSQTTYNYKVVRQFTVMTIVWGIVGMLVGVFIAAELVWPELSWDLPWLTFSRLRPLHTNAVIFAFGGSALFATSYYVVQRTCQTRLFSDKLAAFTFWGWTLVIVLAAITLPLGITTSKEYAELEWPIDILITVVWVSYAIVFFGTIMKRRVKHIYVANWFYGAFILTVAVLHLVNSAEIPVSLTKSYSVYPGAIDAMVQWWYGHNAVGFFLTAGFLGMMYYFVPKQAGRPVYSYRLSVVHFWALISTYMWAGPHHLHYTALPVWAQSLGMVFSLILLAPSWGGMINGIMTLSGAWHKLRDDPILKFLIVSLSFYGMSTFEGPMMSIKTINALSHYTDWTIGHVHSGALGWVAMVSIGSVYFLIPKLFGREQMYSIKLIDWHFWMSTIGVVLYIVSMWISGIMQGLMWRAVNDDGTLTYSFVESLEAMYPYYFVRFLGGALFFSGMLVMAYNVIRTTSGAEPADAPVPQTA
- the ccoO gene encoding cytochrome-c oxidase, cbb3-type subunit II, producing the protein MSHEVVEKNIGLMAVLILLVISVGGLVEIVPLFFVKSTTEPVEGLKPYTALQLEGRDIYVREGCYLCHSQMIRPFRAETERYGHYSVAGEFVYDHPFQWGSKRTGPDLARVGGRYSDDWHRVHLTNPRDVVPESNMPSFPWLGETELDGKLIKKKMRVMNMLISATCNGCDTYSDAEIEQAPETLKGKTELDALIDYLQVLGTSISSRR
- a CDS encoding cbb3-type cytochrome oxidase subunit 3; amino-acid sequence: MDLNTLRGITTALALIAFLAVCIWAWSKNRKSAFDEAANLPFADDSNLEPKDASHE
- the ccoP gene encoding cytochrome-c oxidase, cbb3-type subunit III gives rise to the protein MNEANLAQDFAFTSEFWSGWIIVLTLGNIFACWWLIRWTAKRRAGEAAEGDTTGHTWDETLAEYNNPMPRWWLWMFYITMIFGLGYLVLYPGLGSFRGVLNWTHQNAYAKEMEAADAKFGPLFAQYATKPVEQLVLDPRALRIGERLFVNYCASCHGSDAGGAPGFPNLRDTDWLYGGNPETITTTILDGRSGVMPAWKAVLGDQGIKEVTAYVVSLSGRDADTSLVTAGKQHFATYCAACHGADGKGNPALGAPNLTDKTWLYGASAGVIAKTIANGRNGHMPAHRNFLGEDKVHLLATYVYSLSNGKR